A stretch of Eriocheir sinensis breed Jianghai 21 chromosome 68, ASM2467909v1, whole genome shotgun sequence DNA encodes these proteins:
- the LOC126988188 gene encoding transcription elongation factor 1 homolog, translating into MGRRKSKRKPPPKRKNIQPLDTQFNCPFCNHEKSCEVKMDKPRNAGRVSCRVCLEDFQCSINYLSEPVDVYNEWIDACETAN; encoded by the exons ATGGGACGTCGTAAGTCAAAGAGGAAGCCACCCCCAAAGAGGAAGAACATTCAGCCCCTCGACACACAGTTCAATTGCCCGTTCTGCAACCACGAGAAGTCCTGTGAGGTGAAGAT GGATAAACCGAGAAATGCAGGGAGAGTCTCTTGTCGCGTGTGCTTGGAGGACTTCCAGTGCTCCATCAACTACCTTTCAGAACCTGTCGACGTCTACAATGAGTGGATTGACGCCTGTGAGACCGCCAACTGA